The Candidatus Polarisedimenticolia bacterium genome window below encodes:
- the aroF gene encoding 3-deoxy-7-phosphoheptulonate synthase — protein sequence MVIVMNGHASEDQIEKVIASLTQKGYDAHRSTGSTRTVIGVVGASRTPLDPREFEIMPGVQEVVKITEPYKLAGRTFQPEDTVIRIGDVAIGGRDIIMMAGPCAVESEKQLDIIASSVRRYGARILRGGAFKPRTSPYAFQGLGVEGLRHLRTVADRHGLYVVTEVMDTNQVEQVAACTDILQVGARNMQNFNLLKELGRQKKPVMLKRGLSATIQEWLLSAEYIMAGGNRDVMLCERGIRTFENYTRNTMDISAIPIIKKLSHLPIVADPSHGTGLRDKVIPMARAAVAAGADGIMVEVHHEPEAALSDGPQSIYPEQFAELMAQLRIIAPAIGRSI from the coding sequence ATGGTGATTGTGATGAACGGGCACGCCAGCGAGGACCAGATCGAGAAGGTGATTGCCTCCTTGACGCAGAAGGGATACGACGCTCACCGCTCGACCGGCTCCACGCGGACGGTGATCGGCGTGGTGGGAGCGAGCCGGACGCCCCTCGATCCCAGGGAATTCGAGATCATGCCGGGCGTCCAGGAGGTGGTGAAGATCACCGAGCCCTACAAGCTGGCCGGGCGCACCTTCCAGCCCGAGGACACGGTGATCCGGATCGGCGACGTGGCGATTGGCGGACGCGACATCATCATGATGGCCGGACCGTGCGCGGTGGAGAGCGAGAAGCAGCTCGACATCATCGCCAGCTCCGTGAGGCGGTATGGCGCGCGCATCCTGCGCGGCGGCGCCTTCAAGCCGCGCACCTCCCCGTACGCCTTCCAGGGGCTCGGCGTGGAGGGGCTCAGGCACCTCCGGACGGTCGCGGACCGGCACGGTCTCTACGTGGTCACCGAGGTCATGGACACCAACCAAGTCGAGCAGGTGGCCGCCTGCACGGACATCCTCCAGGTGGGGGCGCGCAACATGCAGAACTTCAACCTCCTGAAGGAGCTCGGCCGGCAGAAGAAGCCGGTCATGCTGAAGCGCGGCCTGTCGGCCACGATCCAGGAGTGGCTGCTGTCGGCGGAATACATCATGGCGGGCGGCAACCGGGACGTCATGCTGTGCGAGCGCGGCATCCGGACGTTCGAGAACTACACCCGCAACACCATGGACATCTCGGCCATCCCGATCATCAAGAAGCTGAGCCACCTGCCGATCGTCGCCGATCCCAGCCACGGCACCGGGTTGCGTGACAAGGTCATTCCCATGGCGCGCGCCGCCGTGGCCGCCGGAGCCGACGGCATCATGGTCGAGGTGCACCACGAGCCGGAGGCGGCCCTGTCGGACGGCCCGCAATCGATCTATCCGGAGCAGTTCGCCGAGCTCATGGCGCAGCTGCGTATCATCGCGCCGGCGATCGGGCGGTCGATTTGA
- the pheA gene encoding chorismate mutase, translating into MDDLRRRIDAIDRRMVRLLNDRAGCAIALGRIKQERGLPIYQPAREEEVLGNVQRTNGGPLQSEALRRLFERIIDESRRIERMVTDGSGAAPPGRSAPGGPGDPGDPKD; encoded by the coding sequence ATGGACGATCTGCGCCGCCGGATCGATGCGATCGACCGGAGAATGGTGCGGCTCCTGAACGATCGCGCCGGCTGCGCCATCGCGCTCGGCCGCATCAAGCAGGAGCGCGGCCTGCCGATCTACCAGCCTGCGAGGGAGGAAGAGGTCCTGGGCAACGTCCAGCGGACGAACGGCGGACCTCTCCAGTCCGAGGCGTTGCGCAGGCTGTTCGAGCGGATCATCGACGAGTCGCGACGGATCGAGCGCATGGTGACGGACGGAAGCGGCGCCGCGCCCCCCGGTCGAAGCGCGCCCGGCGGGCCGGGAGACCCCGGAGATCCGAAGGACTGA